The Paracoccus sediminicola genome has a segment encoding these proteins:
- the rplI gene encoding 50S ribosomal protein L9, whose translation MQVILLERVAKLGAMGDVVRVKEGYARNFLLPQGKALRASESNIAAFEAQKAALVAKNDESKADAQKVADKLNGETFIIIRSASDAGSLYGSVSPRDAADAANAAGHQIDRKQVVLGAPIKELGLHNIQVVLHPEVEAEITLNVARSNEEAELQASGKSIQDLAAEEDAEAEFEIAELFDDIGSASRDDDELVTDAPETTAGSGE comes from the coding sequence ATGCAAGTCATCCTGCTGGAACGCGTCGCCAAGCTCGGCGCCATGGGCGACGTGGTCCGCGTCAAGGAAGGTTACGCCCGCAATTTCCTGCTGCCGCAGGGGAAGGCGCTGCGTGCCTCGGAATCCAACATCGCCGCATTCGAGGCGCAGAAGGCCGCGCTCGTCGCCAAGAACGACGAATCCAAGGCCGATGCCCAGAAGGTTGCCGACAAGCTGAACGGCGAAACCTTCATCATCATCCGCTCGGCCTCCGATGCCGGCTCGCTTTACGGTTCGGTCAGCCCGCGTGACGCGGCGGATGCGGCCAATGCGGCAGGTCACCAGATCGACCGCAAGCAGGTCGTGCTTGGCGCCCCGATCAAAGAGCTGGGCCTGCACAACATCCAGGTCGTGCTGCATCCCGAGGTCGAGGCCGAGATCACGCTGAACGTGGCTCGCTCGAACGAGGAAGCCGAGCTTCAGGCGTCGGGCAAGTCGATCCAGGACCTCGCGGCGGAAGAAGACGCCGAGGCCGAGTTCGAGATTGCCGAGCTGTTCGACGATATCGGCTCTGCCTCGCGCGACGACGACGAGCTGGTCACCGACGCGCCGGAAACCACGGCCGGTTCGGGCGAGTAA
- the rpsR gene encoding 30S ribosomal protein S18, which produces MANKPFFRRRKVDPFGGDNAPKIDYKDTRLLQRYISERGKIVPSRITAVSAKNQRKLAQAIKRARFLALLPYVVK; this is translated from the coding sequence ATGGCGAACAAACCGTTTTTCCGCCGTCGCAAGGTCGATCCGTTCGGTGGCGACAACGCCCCCAAGATCGACTACAAGGACACCCGTCTGCTGCAGCGCTATATCAGCGAACGCGGCAAGATCGTGCCGTCGCGCATCACCGCCGTTTCGGCCAAGAACCAGCGCAAGCTGGCTCAGGCCATCAAGCGCGCACGCTTTCTGGCGCTGCTGCCCTATGTCGTGAAATAA
- the rpsF gene encoding 30S ribosomal protein S6 has translation MPLYEHVLIARQDLSNTQAEGLVEHFSTVLADNGGKVVDSEYWGVRTLAYKINKNRKGHYAFLRTDAPSAAVQEMERLARLHDDVMRVMSIKVDAHEEGPSVQMQKREERGERRSRDRDN, from the coding sequence ATGCCGCTTTATGAGCATGTGCTGATCGCCCGCCAGGACCTGTCGAACACGCAGGCCGAAGGGCTGGTCGAACATTTTTCCACCGTGCTGGCCGATAATGGCGGCAAGGTGGTCGACAGCGAATACTGGGGTGTCCGCACCCTCGCCTATAAGATCAACAAGAACCGCAAGGGCCATTACGCCTTCCTGCGCACCGACGCGCCTTCGGCCGCCGTGCAGGAGATGGAGCGTCTGGCCCGTCTGCATGACGACGTGATGCGGGTGATGTCGATCAAGGTCGACGCACACGAAGAAGGCCCGTCCGTCCAGATGCAGAAGCGCGAAGAGCGCGGTGAGCGTCGCAGCCGCGACCGCGACAACTAA
- a CDS encoding YceI family protein, with amino-acid sequence MFKDFRTPLFSSALIAAMAVTAPVLAQAQDDTDETATTEATAGSADAGADAAADTGAQTDDPAGEGASGENASAESGAADAAGSNSGEEQPGAPVMTKPGDDDNMPEAGTYSFDPAHSQIMFSYDHMGFSTSRGFVNGVEGSITLDPQDLASATVEASFPLSALRTVAPELDEHLKTDDFFGVEGEDMPVITFTSTGIELEDDGEEAQVTGDLTLNGVTRPVTLDVEFVGAGVDPITQTPTIGFSGETEIDRSDFNLGAFVPAVDDELEIEISVEAKLEG; translated from the coding sequence ATGTTCAAAGATTTCCGCACACCGCTTTTCAGCTCTGCCCTGATTGCCGCAATGGCCGTGACAGCGCCGGTTCTGGCGCAGGCGCAGGACGACACCGACGAGACGGCAACGACCGAAGCCACGGCGGGTTCGGCTGACGCAGGCGCAGACGCTGCTGCCGACACGGGCGCCCAGACTGATGACCCCGCTGGCGAGGGCGCGTCCGGCGAAAACGCGTCGGCCGAAAGCGGCGCTGCCGACGCAGCCGGATCCAACAGTGGCGAGGAACAGCCCGGCGCGCCGGTGATGACCAAGCCCGGCGATGATGACAACATGCCCGAGGCCGGCACCTACAGCTTCGATCCCGCGCATAGCCAGATCATGTTCAGCTACGATCACATGGGCTTCTCGACCTCGCGCGGCTTCGTGAACGGTGTCGAGGGCAGCATCACGCTGGACCCGCAAGACCTCGCTTCGGCCACGGTCGAAGCCTCGTTCCCGCTTTCGGCGCTGCGCACTGTCGCGCCCGAGTTGGACGAGCATCTGAAGACTGATGATTTCTTCGGGGTCGAGGGCGAGGACATGCCGGTCATCACCTTCACCTCGACCGGGATCGAGCTTGAAGATGACGGGGAAGAGGCTCAGGTGACCGGCGATCTGACGCTGAACGGCGTGACCCGCCCGGTGACGCTCGACGTGGAATTCGTCGGGGCAGGGGTCGACCCGATCACCCAGACACCGACCATCGGTTTCAGCGGCGAGACCGAGATCGACCGGTCGGATTTCAATCTCGGCGCATTCGTCCCCGCCGTCGATGACGAGCTTGAGATCGAGATTTCGGTCGAAGCCAAGCTGGAAGGCTGA
- the speB gene encoding agmatinase, whose protein sequence is MALEDAKNQVDQAFTRDESRGLSFENAFGGATSFLRRRYAKDLAGFDLAVTGIPFDQAVTHRPGTRFGPRAIREASTLQPYDAPYGWGYDPLAELAIADAGDMAFDYANTREVPARIETHIGGLLDQGVGTVTLGGDHFITLPILRAYAQRHGPVALIQFDAHSDTWVDDDPERIDHGTFLYKAIREGVVDPAASVSIGIRTENPDTLGVTILDAPSVHRDGIDTTLARIREAIGDRPVYITFDIDALDPAFAPGTGTPVWGGLASWQAAALLRGLAGINLMGGDVVEVSPPYDTTGATAIAGAHVAVELICLYGWTRRKGNTAP, encoded by the coding sequence ATGGCTCTGGAAGACGCGAAAAACCAGGTGGATCAGGCGTTTACGCGCGATGAGTCGCGGGGGCTGAGCTTCGAGAACGCCTTTGGCGGCGCCACATCGTTTCTGCGTCGGCGCTATGCGAAGGATCTGGCGGGCTTCGATCTGGCGGTGACCGGCATCCCCTTCGATCAGGCCGTGACCCATCGCCCCGGCACCCGCTTCGGGCCGCGTGCCATCCGCGAGGCCTCGACGCTGCAACCCTATGATGCGCCCTATGGCTGGGGCTATGACCCGCTGGCCGAGCTGGCTATCGCCGATGCGGGCGACATGGCGTTCGATTATGCGAATACGCGCGAGGTTCCTGCCCGGATCGAGACGCATATTGGCGGCCTTTTGGATCAGGGCGTGGGCACGGTCACGCTTGGCGGCGATCATTTCATCACCTTGCCGATCCTGCGGGCCTATGCGCAGCGTCACGGCCCGGTTGCACTGATCCAGTTCGACGCGCATTCCGACACTTGGGTCGACGATGACCCCGAGCGGATCGATCACGGAACGTTTCTTTACAAGGCAATCCGCGAGGGCGTCGTCGATCCGGCGGCGAGCGTCAGTATCGGGATCAGAACCGAGAATCCGGACACGCTTGGCGTTACGATCCTCGATGCGCCCTCGGTCCACCGGGACGGGATTGACACCACTCTCGCCCGAATCCGCGAGGCTATCGGGGATCGCCCGGTCTATATCACCTTCGATATCGACGCGCTCGATCCGGCCTTCGCACCGGGCACCGGCACGCCGGTCTGGGGCGGGCTGGCCAGCTGGCAGGCGGCCGCGTTGCTGCGCGGGCTGGCCGGGATCAATCTGATGGGCGGAGACGTGGTCGAAGTCTCGCCGCCCTATGACACCACCGGCGCCACCGCCATTGCCGGGGCGCATGTCGCGGTGGAGCTGATCTGTCTCTATGGGTGGACGCGGCGGAAGGGCAATACCGCGCCCTGA
- the prfA gene encoding peptide chain release factor 1, with protein sequence MLPEDRLHQITQRFEFIEARLNAGPAADEIAAISREYAELKPVVAQIAEWRAAQDGLHEAQQMLADPDMRELAEEEVMRLKSALPELEQALRIALLPKDAADARPAIVEIRPGTGGEEAALFAGDLLSMYRRHAEAQGWNFQMLELSETELGGVKEAVARIEGEGVFARLKYESGVHRVQRVPETESGGRIHTSAATVAVLPEAEDVDIDIPANDLRIDTMRASGAGGQHVNTTDSAVRITHLPTGIVVTSSEKSQHQNRANAMAVLRARLYDIERERADSARAADRKSQVGSGDRSERIRTYNFPQGRMTDHRINLTLYALDRVMQGDLAEIIDALTAHDQAEKLAAQE encoded by the coding sequence ATGCTTCCCGAAGACCGCCTCCACCAGATCACGCAGCGCTTCGAGTTTATCGAGGCGCGGCTTAATGCCGGGCCCGCCGCCGACGAAATCGCCGCAATCAGCCGCGAATATGCCGAGCTGAAGCCTGTGGTCGCGCAAATCGCCGAATGGCGCGCCGCGCAGGACGGGCTGCACGAGGCGCAGCAGATGCTTGCAGACCCCGATATGCGCGAGCTGGCCGAGGAAGAGGTCATGCGGCTGAAGTCGGCCCTGCCGGAGCTGGAACAGGCCCTGCGCATCGCGCTGTTGCCAAAGGATGCCGCCGATGCCCGCCCCGCCATCGTCGAAATCCGCCCCGGCACGGGCGGAGAGGAAGCGGCCCTGTTCGCCGGCGATCTTTTGTCCATGTATCGCCGCCACGCCGAGGCGCAGGGATGGAATTTCCAGATGCTCGAACTGAGCGAGACGGAACTTGGTGGAGTCAAGGAGGCGGTAGCGCGGATCGAGGGCGAGGGGGTCTTTGCGCGGCTCAAATATGAATCCGGCGTGCATCGCGTGCAGCGCGTGCCGGAAACCGAATCGGGCGGTCGCATTCACACCTCGGCGGCGACGGTCGCGGTGCTGCCCGAGGCGGAGGATGTCGATATCGACATCCCCGCAAACGATCTGCGCATTGATACGATGCGCGCCTCGGGCGCGGGCGGTCAGCATGTGAACACCACAGATTCGGCGGTGCGCATCACCCATCTGCCGACCGGCATCGTTGTCACCAGCTCGGAAAAATCCCAGCATCAGAACCGCGCCAATGCGATGGCCGTGCTGCGTGCGCGGCTTTACGATATCGAACGCGAACGCGCCGACAGCGCGCGCGCCGCGGACCGCAAGTCGCAGGTCGGCTCGGGAGACCGCTCGGAACGCATCCGTACCTATAATTTCCCGCAGGGCCGGATGACCGATCACCGGATCAACCTGACGCTCTACGCGCTCGACCGGGTGATGCAGGGCGATCTGGCCGAGATCATCGACGCGCTCACCGCCCACGATCAGGCCGAGAAGCTGGCGGCGCAGGAATGA
- the prmC gene encoding peptide chain release factor N(5)-glutamine methyltransferase: MTRREWLDLAGSRLRAAGLEDARREAAAILAAAEGARHYRAAASEPLPDALRAQLGAMLDSRAARQPLSQITGRRAFWKHEFRVTPDTLDPRPETEALVAAALELPWASVLDLGTGTGAILISLLAERPGASGLATDISDKALRVAQDNAARIGVSADFARADWFDGVTGHFDLIVSNPPYIAACEMAALQPEVRDWEPHLALTDGGDGLTAYRRIAAGAAAHLRPGGHVLAEIGWQQGAEVAAIFAAEGARVTVLPDLDGRDRVIRASFS, from the coding sequence ATGACCCGGAGGGAGTGGCTCGACCTGGCCGGATCGCGTCTGCGGGCGGCCGGGCTGGAAGATGCGCGGCGCGAGGCAGCGGCGATTCTGGCTGCGGCCGAGGGGGCGCGGCACTATCGCGCGGCCGCGTCCGAACCCTTACCGGACGCTCTGCGGGCGCAGCTAGGCGCGATGCTCGATTCCCGCGCCGCGCGCCAGCCGTTAAGCCAGATCACCGGCAGGCGCGCCTTCTGGAAGCATGAGTTCCGGGTAACGCCCGATACGCTGGACCCGCGCCCCGAAACCGAGGCACTTGTCGCCGCGGCGTTGGAGCTGCCCTGGGCATCGGTTCTGGATCTGGGGACCGGGACGGGCGCGATCCTGATCTCGCTTCTCGCCGAGCGGCCCGGCGCGTCGGGGCTGGCCACCGATATCTCCGACAAAGCGCTGCGCGTGGCGCAGGACAACGCCGCGCGGATCGGCGTCAGCGCAGATTTTGCGCGGGCCGACTGGTTCGACGGCGTGACCGGGCATTTCGACCTGATCGTCTCGAACCCGCCCTATATTGCCGCCTGCGAGATGGCGGCGCTGCAACCCGAGGTGCGCGACTGGGAACCTCATCTGGCGCTTACCGATGGCGGCGACGGGCTGACGGCCTATCGTCGGATCGCGGCCGGAGCGGCGGCGCATCTGCGGCCGGGCGGGCATGTCCTCGCCGAGATCGGCTGGCAGCAGGGGGCCGAGGTCGCCGCGATCTTTGCGGCAGAGGGGGCGCGCGTGACAGTGCTGCCGGATCTCGACGGTCGCGATCGTGTGATTCGCGCAAGTTTTTCGTGA
- a CDS encoding DUF4167 domain-containing protein, which yields MRSSKSRSRSKSNRQRSLGNIVNRVFDSSGPEGKVRGTPQQIIDKYLTLARDAQLSNDRVAEQAFLQHAEHYTRMLGEAQREQAERQQQQQQQQNNHNNNQNQHQQGHQQNQQSDGQRGEEERDPRAQPGNGAEDQRRANETSEDQPSREDKPRDEKSRANGRDRSRAGRSQPREAAAQDAAEQPGSAENTPGALPDAIDATEEGPVETPERAEPKPRARRSTTTRTRSAEPRSRSRKSAKTGDAAAEGDAVPPVVEVPGD from the coding sequence ATGAGATCTTCGAAATCCCGTTCGCGTTCGAAGTCGAACCGTCAGCGTTCGCTCGGCAATATCGTAAATCGCGTGTTCGATTCCTCGGGCCCCGAGGGCAAGGTCCGCGGCACGCCTCAGCAGATCATCGACAAGTATCTGACGCTCGCCCGCGATGCGCAGCTGTCGAATGACCGCGTGGCCGAGCAGGCTTTCCTGCAACATGCCGAGCATTACACCCGCATGTTGGGCGAAGCCCAGCGTGAGCAGGCCGAGCGTCAGCAGCAGCAACAGCAGCAGCAGAATAATCACAACAATAATCAGAACCAGCATCAGCAGGGTCACCAGCAGAACCAGCAGAGTGACGGCCAGCGCGGCGAGGAAGAGCGTGATCCGCGCGCTCAACCCGGCAACGGGGCCGAGGATCAGCGCCGCGCCAACGAGACGTCCGAGGATCAGCCCTCCCGCGAGGATAAGCCGCGCGACGAGAAATCGCGGGCCAATGGTCGCGACCGCAGTCGCGCCGGGCGCAGCCAGCCCCGCGAGGCCGCAGCGCAGGACGCCGCGGAACAGCCGGGTTCGGCAGAGAACACGCCCGGCGCGCTGCCCGATGCGATCGACGCCACCGAAGAAGGTCCGGTCGAGACGCCCGAGCGGGCCGAGCCCAAGCCGCGCGCCCGCCGCAGCACCACGACCCGCACCCGCAGCGCCGAGCCGCGCAGCCGGTCGCGTAAATCGGCCAAGACAGGCGACGCCGCCGCCGAGGGCGATGCCGTGCCGCCGGTCGTGGAAGTGCCGGGCGACTAA
- the rsmA gene encoding 16S rRNA (adenine(1518)-N(6)/adenine(1519)-N(6))-dimethyltransferase RsmA yields the protein MSGIDNLPPLREVIATHDLRAKKQLGQNFLLDLNLTAKIARQAGDLSGSDILEIGPGPGGLTRGLLAEGARRVLAIEKDARALPALAQIADAYPGRLQVIHGDALEIDPLAHLSPPIRIAANLPYNVGTELLIRWLTPPAWPPFWESLTLMFQREVAERITAQPGSKAYGRLAVLAQWRCEARVVMTLPPEAFVPAPKVHSAVVQITALPAPRFEADAATLSEVVAAAFNQRRKMLRSALKSLHPRIETLLADAGIPATARAEEIDVARFCALARALRAARS from the coding sequence ATGAGTGGGATCGACAATCTCCCCCCGCTGCGCGAGGTCATCGCGACCCATGATCTGCGCGCAAAAAAGCAGCTCGGGCAGAATTTCCTGCTGGATCTGAACCTCACCGCCAAGATCGCCCGCCAGGCCGGGGATCTTTCCGGCAGCGACATTCTGGAAATCGGTCCCGGTCCGGGCGGTCTGACGCGCGGTCTGCTGGCCGAGGGCGCGCGCCGGGTGCTGGCCATCGAAAAAGACGCGCGCGCCCTGCCCGCCCTCGCCCAGATCGCCGACGCCTATCCGGGCCGGTTGCAAGTGATCCATGGCGACGCGCTCGAGATCGACCCGCTGGCGCATCTGTCTCCGCCGATCCGCATCGCCGCAAACCTGCCCTATAATGTCGGCACCGAGCTCCTGATCCGCTGGCTGACCCCGCCCGCATGGCCGCCCTTCTGGGAAAGCCTCACGCTGATGTTCCAGCGCGAGGTGGCCGAGCGCATCACCGCGCAGCCCGGCTCCAAGGCTTACGGGCGGCTTGCCGTGCTGGCGCAATGGCGTTGCGAGGCGCGGGTGGTCATGACCCTCCCGCCCGAGGCTTTCGTGCCGGCGCCCAAGGTGCATTCCGCGGTGGTGCAGATCACCGCCCTGCCCGCACCCCGATTCGAGGCGGATGCCGCCACGCTCAGCGAAGTGGTGGCGGCGGCCTTCAACCAGCGCCGCAAGATGCTGCGCAGCGCGCTGAAATCGCTGCATCCGAGGATCGAAACGCTGCTCGCCGATGCGGGCATCCCCGCCACCGCACGCGCGGAAGAAATCGACGTGGCGCGGTTCTGCGCGCTTGCCCGCGCATTGCGCGCCGCCCGCTCCTGA
- the pdxA gene encoding 4-hydroxythreonine-4-phosphate dehydrogenase PdxA, with the protein MAAPPILVTCGEPAGIGPELAPKLTGTGIPFIWLGDPRHLPDGTDWIEVQDLSTPPEGVLAVLRHEFAAPARPGQPDPANAAGVIAVIERAVRLALDGAASGICTMPIHKKALKDGAGFAFPGHTEFLAHLAGDVKVAMMLASTTVAPPCRVVPATIHIPLSQVPEALTADALEDAIRITREALIRDFGIDAPRLAVAGLNPHAGEGGAMGGEETGWIAPLIARLREDGLNIAGPLPADTMFHAPARAQWDAAICAYHDQALIPIKTLDFAGGVNVTLGLPFIRTSPDHGTAFDIAGQGRADPASAIAALRMAAEMAATRR; encoded by the coding sequence ATGGCCGCGCCGCCGATCCTCGTCACCTGCGGAGAACCCGCCGGGATCGGACCGGAACTTGCGCCGAAGCTGACCGGCACCGGCATCCCCTTCATCTGGCTCGGCGATCCGCGTCATCTGCCCGATGGCACGGACTGGATCGAGGTCCAGGACCTGTCGACCCCACCCGAGGGGGTATTGGCCGTTCTGCGACATGAGTTCGCGGCGCCGGCCCGGCCCGGCCAGCCCGACCCGGCCAATGCGGCAGGAGTGATCGCGGTGATCGAACGCGCCGTGCGGCTGGCTCTGGACGGTGCTGCCTCGGGCATCTGCACCATGCCGATCCACAAGAAAGCGCTGAAGGACGGGGCGGGCTTTGCTTTCCCCGGTCATACCGAGTTCCTCGCCCATCTCGCAGGAGATGTAAAAGTGGCGATGATGCTTGCCTCGACCACGGTCGCGCCCCCCTGCCGCGTGGTCCCGGCGACGATCCATATCCCGCTGTCGCAAGTGCCCGAGGCGCTGACGGCGGACGCCCTGGAGGACGCGATTCGCATCACCCGCGAAGCGCTGATCCGCGATTTCGGCATCGACGCGCCGCGCCTCGCCGTCGCCGGGCTGAACCCCCATGCCGGAGAGGGCGGCGCGATGGGCGGCGAGGAAACCGGCTGGATCGCCCCGCTCATCGCCCGGCTGCGTGAGGACGGTCTGAACATCGCAGGCCCGCTGCCGGCCGACACGATGTTCCACGCCCCCGCCCGCGCGCAATGGGATGCGGCGATCTGCGCCTATCACGATCAGGCGCTGATCCCGATCAAGACGCTGGATTTCGCGGGCGGGGTGAATGTCACGCTTGGCCTGCCCTTCATCCGCACCTCACCCGATCATGGCACCGCCTTCGACATTGCCGGGCAGGGCCGCGCCGACCCGGCCTCGGCCATTGCCGCGCTCCGCATGGCCGCCGAGATGGCCGCGACCCGCCGATGA
- a CDS encoding peptidylprolyl isomerase: MRQLLLSVAVAASLSGAFGGPSMAQDFTPVVYVNNSVVTRYEIDQRMRFMDVLNAPDQGAAAAEKALIEDRIRLAAARQIGVEVSDVGLEEGLAEFAGRAGLTTGEFIQVLERNGVERQAYRDFVKAGVAWREVVRQRIAPSVAVSDAEVEQALKRIVETPRVTQVLLSEIIIPAPPGQEEAVLRQAENIVANATSEAAFAEAARQYSATPTRSRGGRLDWMTVDNMPPTLRPIILGLQPGQATPPLTVQGAVVIFYLRDTQGELRPGAKEQQLDYLQVTFGDAASAQNAAAQARSCEDLYVFANGLPDQQVQRVTASQGGIPTDISVRLASLDENEATLIPRGGATDVVMLCDRTPVLIAGLDGGPVATASTEDGETVTEADPNALPQREQVREQIFSRKVSQAADAYLAELRADALIRRN, from the coding sequence ATGCGGCAGTTACTTCTTTCCGTCGCCGTCGCGGCAAGCCTGAGCGGCGCCTTTGGCGGCCCGTCGATGGCGCAGGATTTCACGCCCGTCGTCTATGTGAACAACTCGGTCGTCACCCGCTACGAGATCGACCAGCGGATGCGCTTCATGGATGTGCTGAACGCCCCCGATCAGGGCGCCGCCGCCGCGGAAAAGGCTCTGATCGAGGATCGCATCCGGCTTGCCGCGGCCCGTCAGATCGGGGTCGAGGTCAGCGATGTCGGGCTTGAGGAAGGGCTCGCCGAATTTGCCGGCCGCGCCGGGCTGACCACAGGCGAGTTCATTCAGGTTCTGGAACGCAACGGCGTCGAGCGTCAGGCCTATCGCGACTTCGTCAAGGCCGGTGTCGCCTGGCGAGAGGTGGTGCGCCAGCGGATCGCGCCCTCGGTGGCGGTCAGCGATGCCGAGGTCGAGCAGGCGCTCAAGCGCATCGTCGAGACCCCGCGCGTCACGCAGGTGCTGCTGTCGGAAATCATCATCCCCGCCCCGCCGGGACAGGAAGAGGCCGTGCTGAGGCAGGCGGAGAACATCGTTGCCAATGCCACAAGCGAGGCCGCCTTCGCCGAGGCGGCGCGGCAATATTCGGCGACGCCGACGCGCAGCCGGGGCGGGCGTCTTGACTGGATGACGGTGGATAACATGCCGCCCACGCTGCGCCCGATCATTCTGGGGCTGCAACCGGGACAGGCCACGCCGCCGCTGACCGTGCAGGGCGCAGTGGTGATCTTTTACCTGCGTGACACGCAGGGCGAGCTTCGCCCCGGCGCGAAGGAACAGCAGCTCGACTATCTTCAGGTCACCTTTGGCGATGCGGCAAGCGCGCAGAACGCCGCTGCTCAGGCGCGATCCTGCGAGGATCTCTATGTTTTCGCCAACGGGCTGCCCGATCAGCAGGTGCAGCGCGTCACCGCCTCGCAAGGCGGCATCCCGACCGATATCTCGGTGCGGCTCGCCTCGCTCGACGAGAACGAGGCGACGCTGATCCCGCGCGGCGGCGCGACCGACGTGGTGATGCTGTGCGACCGCACCCCGGTGCTGATCGCGGGGCTGGATGGCGGGCCGGTGGCAACCGCCTCGACAGAGGATGGCGAGACGGTGACCGAGGCCGATCCGAATGCCCTGCCGCAGCGCGAACAGGTGCGCGAGCAGATCTTCAGCCGCAAGGTCAGCCAGGCGGCGGATGCCTATCTGGCGGAATTGCGCGCGGATGCGCTGATCCGGCGCAACTGA